In a single window of the Planctomycetia bacterium genome:
- a CDS encoding FAD-dependent oxidoreductase: protein MTLLVRNLALSIDAPEEELLQRVAKRLRVAPEEIKGHGIVRRAIDARFKDRVSFVYSVEVSLAGGPRDERNVLRRLNRADVAMLTDEPRQPLENGVEPLAHRPIVVGFGPAGMFAALWLARHGLRPIVLERGQGVKIRHRDILQRFYREHDFDPESNLLFGEGGAGAYSDGKLYTRVNDPRMRDILQVFVDHGGKPDILVDSRPHLGSDWIPTLCWRIRRTIESLGGEIRFGARLDRVDIVDGVLKSIRIGGETITPGPLLLGIGHSAHDTVRMLIASGVTIVAKPFQIGVRVEHPQALVDRWQYGSSCGHGRLPPAEYHLVAKGAASSRGDVYSFCMCPGGVILPTNESAGIIATNGASGVNRSKPFANSGLVLTVPTEEFGNDPLAGIDFIHKWERAAFELTGETYQVPAQRATDFLADRASDGKLETSYPLGGRWSAIRDILPPFATDAIKRALANLDRRMPGFAGPEAMVTGPETRASAPIRILRDADTRESVTAAGLFPIGEGAGYAGGIMSAAADGIATAELLIRRFAPLK from the coding sequence GTGACCCTGCTCGTGAGAAATCTTGCCCTGTCGATCGACGCGCCTGAGGAGGAACTGCTCCAAAGGGTCGCGAAGCGGCTGCGCGTCGCGCCGGAGGAGATTAAGGGGCACGGCATCGTTCGACGGGCCATCGATGCTCGATTCAAGGACCGTGTTTCATTTGTGTACAGCGTTGAAGTATCGCTTGCGGGCGGCCCTCGCGATGAGCGGAATGTGCTGCGCCGGCTCAATCGCGCCGATGTGGCCATGTTGACGGACGAGCCGAGGCAGCCGCTGGAAAACGGCGTGGAGCCGCTGGCACATCGGCCGATCGTGGTCGGGTTTGGCCCGGCGGGGATGTTCGCGGCGCTGTGGCTGGCGCGGCACGGACTGCGGCCGATTGTTCTGGAACGCGGCCAAGGGGTGAAGATTCGTCACCGCGACATCCTTCAGCGGTTTTATCGCGAGCACGATTTCGATCCGGAGAGCAACCTGCTGTTCGGCGAAGGCGGGGCCGGGGCCTACAGCGACGGCAAGCTCTACACGCGGGTGAACGATCCGCGGATGCGCGACATATTGCAGGTTTTCGTCGATCACGGCGGCAAGCCGGACATCCTCGTGGACAGTCGTCCGCACCTGGGCAGCGACTGGATCCCCACGCTGTGCTGGCGCATCCGCCGGACGATTGAGTCGCTGGGCGGCGAGATACGATTCGGAGCGCGGCTCGATCGTGTGGATATCGTGGACGGCGTGCTGAAGTCGATTCGCATCGGCGGCGAGACGATCACGCCCGGTCCGCTGCTCCTCGGCATCGGTCACTCGGCGCACGACACGGTTCGGATGTTGATCGCGTCGGGGGTGACGATTGTTGCGAAGCCGTTTCAGATCGGGGTGCGTGTCGAGCACCCGCAGGCGCTGGTCGATCGCTGGCAGTACGGTTCTTCGTGCGGACATGGACGGCTTCCCCCCGCCGAGTACCACCTTGTCGCCAAGGGCGCGGCATCGTCGCGCGGGGACGTTTACAGTTTCTGCATGTGTCCCGGCGGGGTCATATTGCCGACGAATGAGTCGGCGGGGATCATCGCCACCAACGGGGCATCGGGAGTCAATCGGTCCAAGCCGTTCGCCAACAGCGGGCTCGTGCTCACGGTTCCGACGGAGGAGTTCGGCAACGATCCGCTGGCGGGCATCGACTTCATACACAAGTGGGAACGTGCGGCGTTTGAACTGACCGGCGAGACGTATCAGGTCCCTGCCCAGCGGGCGACCGATTTCCTGGCTGACCGAGCATCCGACGGGAAACTGGAGACCAGTTATCCACTTGGCGGGCGGTGGTCGGCGATACGTGACATCCTCCCGCCGTTCGCCACCGATGCCATCAAGCGGGCCCTGGCGAACCTCGACCGTCGGATGCCGGGGTTTGCCGGGCCGGAGGCGATGGTGACCGGGCCTGAGACCCGGGCATCGGCCCCGATTCGCATCCTGCGAGACGCCGACACACGGGAGAGCGTCACTGCCGCGGGGCTTTTCCCCATCGGCGAGGGGGCAGGGTATGCCGGGGGGATCATGTCGGCGGCGGCGGACGGCATCGCCACGGCGGAACTGCTGATCCGGCGATTCGCCCCCCTTAAATAG
- the ettA gene encoding energy-dependent translational throttle protein EttA yields the protein MGDEAHKIIYSMVGVSKRHDKKQILKDIHLSYFYGAKIGVLGLNGAGKSTLLRILAGIDKDYEGQISLQPGYTVGFLEQEPKLDDSMTVRQVVEQGMQQSMDLLKEYEQINERLCEEMSEDDMTKLLERQGQVHEQLDAINAWEIDAQLEMAMDALRCPEGDRLVKVLSGGERRRVALCRLLLQKPDVLLLDEPTNHLDAETVAWLEQHLKRYEGTIIAVTHDRYFLDNVAGWILELDRGQGIPWKGNYSSWLEQKETRLRVEEKTESARQRALQRELEWIRRSPQARRAKNKARISAYEEAVAQDATEKLKEIEIYIPPGPRLGNQVIDARNVTKAFGRQILLSDVSFSIPAGAIVGIIGANGTGKTTLFRMITGQEKPDAGTIRVGESVKLTYVEQSRETLKETDTVWQAITGGREHMQIGNASVNSRVYVTRYGFTGQDQQQQVGTLSGGERNRVHLARMLTQGANVIMLDEPTNDLDVNVMRALEDAIENFAGCALVISHDRWFLDRVATHILAFEGDSTVRWFNGNYSAYEADRKTRLGVAADQPHRVKYRELTMG from the coding sequence ATGGGCGACGAAGCACACAAAATCATTTACTCGATGGTTGGCGTCTCCAAGCGCCACGACAAGAAGCAGATCCTCAAGGACATCCATCTCTCGTACTTCTACGGTGCGAAGATCGGCGTCCTCGGTCTCAACGGCGCCGGCAAGAGCACCCTCCTTCGCATCCTCGCCGGCATCGACAAGGACTACGAAGGACAGATTTCCCTGCAGCCCGGCTACACCGTCGGCTTCCTCGAACAGGAGCCGAAGCTCGACGATTCCATGACCGTCCGCCAGGTCGTCGAGCAGGGCATGCAGCAGTCGATGGACCTTCTCAAGGAATACGAGCAGATCAACGAGCGGCTCTGCGAGGAAATGTCCGAAGACGACATGACCAAATTGCTTGAGCGTCAGGGCCAGGTCCACGAGCAGCTCGACGCCATCAATGCCTGGGAGATCGACGCCCAACTCGAGATGGCCATGGACGCCCTGCGCTGCCCGGAGGGCGATCGCCTCGTCAAAGTCCTCTCCGGCGGCGAGCGGCGCCGCGTCGCGCTGTGTCGACTTCTCCTGCAAAAGCCGGACGTCCTCCTGCTCGACGAGCCGACCAATCATCTCGACGCCGAGACCGTCGCATGGCTCGAACAGCACCTCAAGCGCTACGAAGGCACCATCATCGCCGTCACCCACGATCGCTATTTTCTCGACAACGTGGCCGGCTGGATTCTCGAACTCGACCGCGGCCAGGGCATTCCGTGGAAGGGCAATTACTCCTCCTGGCTGGAGCAGAAGGAGACGCGACTGCGCGTTGAGGAAAAGACCGAGTCCGCCCGGCAGCGCGCCTTGCAGCGCGAGTTGGAGTGGATTCGCCGCTCCCCGCAGGCCCGCCGCGCGAAGAACAAGGCCCGCATCAGCGCTTACGAGGAAGCCGTCGCACAAGACGCGACGGAGAAACTCAAAGAGATCGAAATCTACATCCCGCCCGGCCCGCGACTCGGCAATCAGGTCATCGACGCTAGAAACGTGACCAAGGCCTTCGGTCGGCAGATCCTCCTGTCAGACGTGAGTTTCTCGATCCCCGCCGGTGCCATCGTCGGCATCATCGGCGCCAACGGCACCGGCAAGACGACGCTCTTCCGCATGATCACGGGCCAGGAGAAGCCCGACGCAGGGACCATCCGCGTCGGCGAAAGCGTCAAGCTCACCTACGTCGAGCAGAGCCGCGAGACGCTCAAGGAGACCGACACCGTCTGGCAGGCCATCACCGGCGGCCGCGAGCACATGCAAATTGGAAACGCATCCGTCAACAGCCGGGTCTATGTCACGCGCTACGGTTTCACCGGGCAGGATCAGCAGCAGCAGGTGGGCACGCTCTCCGGCGGCGAGCGCAACCGCGTCCATCTGGCCCGCATGCTCACCCAGGGCGCCAACGTCATCATGCTCGACGAGCCGACCAACGATTTGGACGTGAACGTCATGCGTGCCCTGGAGGATGCCATCGAGAACTTCGCCGGCTGCGCCCTCGTCATCAGCCACGACCGCTGGTTCCTCGATCGCGTGGCGACGCACATCCTCGCCTTCGAGGGCGACAGCACCGTGCGTTGGTTCAACGGCAACTACTCCGCCTACGAGGCCGACCGCAAGACCCGCCTCGGCGTCGCCGCCGACCAACCGCATCGCGTGAAGTACCGTGAACTGACCATGGGCTGA
- a CDS encoding phospho-sugar mutase, producing the protein MDAAIKTAVDQWLADPAIATGDKDEIRALVSAGNERELTDRFYRDLEFGTGGIRGILGAGPNRMNIYTVGAAAQGLANYIAKQGAAAKKAGVAIAHDSRRMSDVFAMRVATVLAANGVTAHLFSALRPTPELSFAVRHLGCTAGVMITASHNPPEYNGLKAYWNDGGQVTPPHDTNIISEVRGVGAYVNIREMTESDATAQGLLHRIGREMDDAFLALVDKSCLAPEICREQGKKLKIVYTPLHGTGGTLIPEALRRRGFVHVMEEPKQSIPDGNFPTVKSPNPEEGPALAMAIDLAKKEGADLVIASDPDADRVGIAVRGDGGEFELLTGNQIAALLTYYICEQLKRSGKFPADGVVLTTIVSGDLMKEIARSYGAEVVEVLTGFKWIGERIRLYEEAGSTGAPSKAYIFGAEESYGYMPCDFVRDKDAVTSAAFIAEAAAFAAAEGTTLYGLLGRLFAKYGYFREGAKSLTLPGADGAARIKSMMQSMRAKPPRTLAGVAVAQIGDLTTGDIRDVASGAVVGRYELPSSDVIVLTLSDGTKVIARPSGTEPKIKFYILTREPPGDVTQGASLTKAKVEAISAELSALSGA; encoded by the coding sequence ATGGACGCAGCGATCAAGACCGCGGTGGATCAGTGGCTCGCCGATCCGGCGATCGCCACGGGGGACAAGGACGAAATCCGCGCGCTTGTTTCCGCCGGGAATGAGCGCGAGCTGACGGATCGATTTTATCGCGACCTGGAATTCGGCACGGGCGGAATCCGCGGCATCCTCGGCGCAGGCCCGAACCGGATGAACATCTATACGGTCGGGGCTGCGGCGCAGGGGCTGGCGAACTACATTGCCAAGCAGGGTGCGGCGGCGAAAAAGGCCGGCGTGGCGATCGCCCACGACAGCCGACGCATGAGCGATGTGTTTGCGATGCGCGTCGCGACGGTGCTGGCGGCCAACGGCGTGACGGCGCATCTGTTCAGTGCGCTGCGACCGACGCCGGAGCTTTCGTTTGCCGTGCGGCATCTGGGATGCACGGCCGGGGTCATGATCACGGCGAGTCACAATCCGCCGGAGTACAACGGCCTTAAGGCCTACTGGAACGACGGCGGGCAGGTCACGCCGCCGCACGATACGAACATCATTTCCGAGGTGCGCGGCGTCGGGGCCTATGTGAATATCCGCGAGATGACGGAGAGTGACGCGACGGCGCAGGGGCTGCTGCATCGCATCGGCCGCGAGATGGATGACGCCTTCCTGGCACTCGTGGACAAGTCGTGCCTGGCGCCGGAGATCTGCCGCGAGCAGGGCAAGAAGCTCAAGATCGTTTATACGCCGCTGCACGGCACCGGCGGCACACTGATCCCCGAGGCTCTGCGTCGGCGCGGGTTTGTGCATGTCATGGAGGAGCCGAAGCAGTCGATTCCCGACGGCAACTTTCCGACGGTGAAGTCGCCGAATCCGGAGGAGGGGCCGGCGCTGGCCATGGCGATTGACCTGGCAAAGAAGGAGGGGGCCGATCTAGTGATCGCCAGCGATCCGGACGCCGATCGGGTGGGCATTGCGGTGCGAGGCGATGGCGGCGAGTTCGAGCTGCTAACGGGCAACCAGATAGCCGCCCTGTTGACGTATTACATCTGCGAGCAGCTCAAGCGGAGCGGCAAATTCCCCGCAGACGGCGTCGTGCTCACGACAATCGTGAGCGGCGACTTGATGAAGGAGATTGCCCGATCGTACGGCGCGGAAGTCGTCGAGGTGCTCACGGGTTTCAAGTGGATCGGCGAGCGGATTCGGCTTTATGAAGAGGCGGGCAGCACCGGTGCACCTTCGAAGGCGTACATTTTCGGCGCGGAAGAGAGCTACGGCTACATGCCCTGCGACTTCGTCCGCGACAAGGACGCGGTCACGAGCGCGGCATTCATCGCCGAGGCCGCCGCATTCGCAGCCGCCGAGGGGACGACGCTCTACGGTCTGCTGGGCAGGCTCTTCGCGAAGTACGGCTACTTCCGCGAGGGGGCCAAGAGTCTGACGCTGCCGGGGGCAGACGGGGCGGCGCGGATCAAGTCGATGATGCAGTCGATGCGGGCAAAGCCGCCGCGAACGTTGGCCGGCGTCGCCGTCGCGCAGATCGGCGATCTGACGACGGGCGACATCCGGGACGTGGCATCGGGCGCGGTGGTGGGTCGCTACGAGCTGCCGTCGAGCGATGTCATCGTTCTGACACTTTCGGACGGCACGAAGGTGATCGCCCGGCCGAGCGGGACCGAGCCGAAGATCAAGTTCTACATATTGACCCGGGAGCCGCCCGGCGACGTGACTCAGGGGGCGTCATTGACGAAGGCCAAAGTCGAGGCGATATCGGCGGAGCTGTCGGCTTTGAGCGGCGCATGA
- a CDS encoding Rrf2 family transcriptional regulator: MIYSTGCEYAIRSVMIIAELARPGRFVLLREIVARSDMPASFVGKILQSLVRADILVSSKGRGGGFSLARDADRITLRQLVEAVDGPERIERCVLGFAACNSSQPCAQHDAWLEIREQIHTLLNETTVEDLLESLYRKRRQGRRA; encoded by the coding sequence ATGATTTATTCAACGGGATGTGAATACGCCATCCGGTCGGTGATGATCATCGCGGAACTGGCACGGCCGGGCAGGTTCGTGCTGCTGCGGGAGATTGTCGCCCGATCGGACATGCCGGCGTCGTTCGTCGGAAAGATTCTCCAATCGCTTGTGCGGGCGGACATTCTGGTATCCAGCAAGGGGCGCGGCGGCGGGTTTTCGCTGGCCCGGGACGCGGACCGGATCACGCTGCGGCAGCTTGTCGAGGCGGTAGACGGCCCGGAGCGGATCGAGCGCTGCGTCCTCGGGTTTGCCGCGTGCAACAGCAGCCAGCCGTGCGCACAACACGACGCCTGGCTGGAGATTCGCGAGCAGATCCACACGCTGCTCAATGAAACGACGGTTGAGGACCTTCTGGAGTCGCTCTATCGCAAGAGACGCCAGGGACGTCGCGCCTGA
- a CDS encoding glutamate--tRNA ligase, producing the protein MSSTPTIRARFAPSPTGYLHVGGARTALFNWLYCRRHGGTFILRIEDTDILRNIEGAEQKLIDDLRWLGLDFDEGPGVAGPVSPYRQSERRELYDTAVAKLLADGNAYYAFETPEELDALRKAAEANKTSFRYPRPDPLPTKADADRAREEGRPVVVRFKTPNEPITVHDEILGDVSFGAGEVEDLVIVKSNGWPTYHFAVVVDDALMQVTHVLRAQEHLMNTPKHVFIQRALGYATPKYAHLPLVFNIDGTKMSKRDKHKVVRAAVKERLKSKAWTKEQVGEIAGCGATALDKWLDKADTELDMSQVTRLAEAAGVVIPEIDVHDFRLSGYLPEALVNFVALIGWSPKNDREMLTRQEMIDAFSLDGINKTAGRFDRDKLLAMNTDYAAQATPERLLAAFRDWAEVSGSPLAVLDDDTAVRVLAACKGFRTFRDLESKAAVLFAPDDSVQYEPDAVKKVLAKNDNRGFATLETLLPLLSALTPWSAEGIDALIKDLCEKTSAKMGDVAQPLRVAVAGRPVSPAIGETLALLGKEKTLGRVRRCLQLR; encoded by the coding sequence ATGAGCAGCACACCCACGATTCGTGCCCGATTCGCCCCTTCTCCGACCGGCTACCTTCACGTCGGCGGCGCCCGAACGGCGCTGTTCAACTGGCTCTACTGCCGTCGTCACGGCGGCACGTTCATCCTTCGCATTGAGGACACGGACATTCTCCGCAACATCGAAGGGGCGGAGCAGAAGCTCATCGACGACCTGCGCTGGCTGGGGCTGGACTTCGACGAGGGACCGGGTGTCGCCGGGCCGGTGAGCCCCTATCGGCAAAGCGAGCGGCGCGAACTGTACGACACGGCGGTGGCGAAGCTGCTGGCGGACGGAAACGCCTATTACGCGTTTGAGACGCCCGAGGAACTCGACGCGCTGCGCAAAGCGGCCGAGGCGAATAAGACATCGTTCCGCTACCCGAGGCCCGATCCGCTGCCGACGAAGGCCGACGCCGATCGCGCCCGCGAAGAGGGCCGGCCGGTGGTGGTTCGCTTCAAGACGCCGAACGAGCCGATCACGGTGCACGACGAGATTCTCGGCGACGTGAGCTTCGGGGCGGGCGAGGTCGAGGACCTGGTCATCGTGAAGTCCAACGGCTGGCCGACGTATCACTTCGCGGTCGTGGTGGACGATGCGCTGATGCAGGTCACGCACGTGCTTCGGGCCCAGGAGCATCTGATGAACACGCCAAAACACGTGTTCATACAGCGGGCGCTGGGGTATGCGACGCCGAAATACGCGCATCTGCCGCTGGTCTTCAACATTGACGGGACGAAGATGTCGAAGCGCGACAAGCACAAGGTGGTGCGCGCGGCGGTGAAGGAGCGGCTCAAGTCGAAGGCGTGGACCAAGGAGCAAGTCGGCGAGATCGCCGGTTGCGGCGCGACCGCGCTGGACAAGTGGCTCGACAAGGCCGACACCGAACTGGACATGTCGCAGGTGACACGGCTGGCCGAAGCGGCGGGCGTCGTGATCCCCGAGATCGACGTGCACGATTTTCGCTTGTCCGGTTACCTGCCCGAGGCGCTGGTGAACTTCGTGGCGCTGATCGGCTGGTCGCCGAAGAACGATCGCGAGATGCTCACGCGGCAGGAGATGATCGACGCCTTCAGTCTGGACGGCATCAACAAGACGGCGGGCCGTTTCGATCGCGACAAGCTGCTGGCGATGAACACGGACTACGCGGCCCAGGCGACCCCGGAGCGATTGCTGGCGGCGTTTAGGGATTGGGCCGAAGTCAGCGGCAGTCCGCTGGCCGTTCTCGATGATGACACGGCCGTGCGCGTTCTCGCGGCGTGCAAGGGATTTCGCACGTTTCGCGATCTGGAGTCCAAGGCCGCCGTGCTCTTCGCCCCGGATGATTCGGTTCAATACGAACCGGACGCCGTGAAGAAGGTGCTGGCGAAGAACGACAACCGGGGATTCGCCACGCTGGAGACACTTCTCCCGCTGCTTTCGGCGCTGACGCCTTGGTCGGCGGAAGGGATCGACGCGCTCATCAAGGACCTCTGCGAGAAGACGAGCGCCAAGATGGGCGACGTGGCCCAGCCCCTGCGCGTGGCGGTTGCCGGGCGTCCGGTCAGCCCCGCCATCGGCGAGACGCTGGCACTACTGGGCAAGGAAAAGACGCTCGGCCGGGTGCGGCGGTGTTTGCAACTTCGCTGA